In one window of Bradyrhizobium sp. AZCC 1721 DNA:
- the pdxR gene encoding MocR-like pyridoxine biosynthesis transcription factor PdxR — protein MKSRQSWADLYAFEIVRGSETPLFRQLYLQLRAAILSRRLRPGTKLPSTRQLASQLGVARAAAVAAYEQLLAEGYTSGRHGSGTYISPDLPEPIAEHATGRKKPIATVALKARQLQPLGDFIDVTVQSDERPFNLGRTLIDDRTLELWRKLSARTFRSLAPSHFGYSDPRGTVELRKAICDYLEAARAVKCGPEQIVVTAGTQQAIDIIIRILPNRNREVWVEDPGYPLTRQALLAAGATVHPIPVDRQGIDVGAGVKSAPNACAVFVTPSHQFPMGVVLSMARRLELLAWARKKDAWIVEDDYASEFRYGGRPLASLQGLDEGERVIYIGTLNKALFPGLRIGYAVIPHALLRSFVAARYLMDRQPSTLSQAVVAAFMEEGHFAAHIRRMRVLYRDQRDELVAALKRRLDADLTVDAPDQGMHLVAFARRGLSDIAIERTGREHGVIVRPMSRLYLAAAPRSALVLGFSGHSRQTIVPAVERLARALEMQSRSTPRARKTIPKC, from the coding sequence ATGAAAAGCCGACAAAGCTGGGCGGACCTTTATGCGTTCGAGATCGTTCGCGGGAGCGAGACGCCGCTATTCCGCCAGCTCTATCTTCAGCTTCGCGCGGCGATCCTGTCACGGCGCTTGCGTCCGGGAACGAAACTGCCATCCACAAGGCAACTTGCTTCGCAGCTCGGCGTTGCACGCGCTGCCGCGGTCGCGGCATATGAGCAGCTTCTCGCCGAAGGGTATACGTCCGGCCGGCACGGCTCCGGCACCTATATCTCGCCCGATCTTCCCGAACCGATCGCGGAACACGCAACTGGACGGAAGAAGCCCATCGCGACGGTCGCGTTAAAGGCCAGGCAACTGCAGCCCCTTGGCGATTTCATCGATGTCACGGTGCAGAGCGATGAGCGACCGTTCAACCTGGGGCGTACGCTCATAGACGACAGAACGCTCGAACTGTGGCGCAAGCTGAGTGCGCGTACCTTCCGTTCGCTGGCTCCGAGCCATTTTGGATATTCCGACCCGCGCGGAACGGTCGAACTTCGAAAAGCGATCTGCGATTATCTGGAAGCGGCTCGGGCGGTGAAATGCGGTCCCGAACAGATCGTCGTAACGGCGGGAACACAGCAGGCAATCGACATCATAATCCGCATCCTTCCAAACCGGAACAGGGAGGTTTGGGTTGAAGATCCCGGCTATCCGCTGACGCGACAGGCGCTACTGGCTGCGGGCGCGACGGTCCATCCGATTCCCGTCGATCGGCAGGGCATCGACGTCGGTGCTGGCGTCAAGTCGGCGCCGAACGCCTGCGCCGTGTTCGTGACGCCTTCCCACCAATTCCCCATGGGCGTTGTGCTCTCGATGGCCCGTCGCCTTGAACTCCTCGCCTGGGCGCGGAAGAAGGATGCGTGGATTGTGGAGGACGACTATGCCAGCGAATTCCGATATGGCGGCCGGCCACTCGCCTCCCTTCAGGGTCTCGATGAAGGTGAGCGTGTCATCTATATAGGCACGCTTAACAAGGCGCTCTTTCCAGGATTGCGGATCGGTTACGCCGTCATCCCGCATGCGCTGTTGCGATCGTTCGTTGCCGCGCGCTATCTGATGGATCGACAGCCCTCGACCTTAAGCCAGGCCGTGGTTGCGGCTTTCATGGAAGAAGGGCACTTCGCGGCGCATATTCGTCGAATGCGCGTGCTGTACAGGGATCAGCGCGACGAGCTGGTTGCCGCTCTCAAAAGGCGGCTCGACGCCGACTTGACGGTCGATGCGCCCGATCAGGGGATGCATCTGGTGGCCTTTGCGCGGCGAGGACTCTCGGACATCGCCATCGAACGCACCGGACGCGAGCACGGCGTCATCGTCCGGCCCATGAGCCGCCTGTATCTTGCGGCGGCGCCTCGCTCTGCCCTTGTGCTTGGCTTCAGCGGACACTCACGTCAGACGATTGTTCCGGCGGTCGAGCGTTTGGCGCGGGCACTGGAAATGCAGTCAAGATCCACTCCACGTGCCAGGAAGACGATACCGAAGTGCTGA
- a CDS encoding haloacid dehalogenase type II: MSDISAVKALVFDVFGTVVDWRTSLINDFTKWSETSGIEADWTALVDGWRGVYMASMDEVRKHPERGYQILDTLHRRSLEKLVAQFSIQGLSEADLHYLTLGWHRLHPWPDSVPGLTRLKKKYIISPLSNGNVALLTNMAKFAGLPWDLIMSAELFEHYKPDPETYLGAAKLLCLPPEQVMMVAAHNGDLKAAQQNGLKTAFVARPTEYGPHQKHDFEAKGDWDIVAKDFGGIADRLGC; encoded by the coding sequence ATGTCCGACATTTCCGCGGTGAAGGCGCTGGTGTTCGACGTGTTCGGCACGGTGGTCGACTGGCGCACCAGCCTCATCAACGATTTCACCAAATGGTCGGAAACCTCAGGCATCGAGGCCGACTGGACCGCCTTGGTCGACGGCTGGCGCGGCGTTTACATGGCCTCGATGGACGAGGTGCGCAAACATCCCGAACGCGGCTACCAGATACTGGATACGCTGCACCGGCGGTCGCTGGAAAAACTGGTGGCGCAGTTTTCGATACAAGGCTTGAGCGAAGCCGACCTGCATTACCTGACGCTGGGCTGGCACCGGCTGCATCCGTGGCCCGACAGCGTGCCGGGCCTGACGCGGCTGAAGAAGAAATACATCATCTCGCCGCTCTCCAACGGCAACGTCGCGCTGCTGACCAACATGGCGAAGTTCGCCGGCCTGCCGTGGGACCTCATCATGTCGGCGGAATTGTTCGAGCACTACAAGCCCGATCCGGAAACCTATCTCGGCGCGGCGAAGCTGCTCTGCCTGCCGCCGGAGCAGGTCATGATGGTCGCCGCCCACAATGGCGATCTGAAAGCAGCACAGCAGAACGGCCTCAAGACCGCGTTCGTCGCGCGTCCCACCGAATACGGCCCGCACCAGAAACATGATTTCGAGGCCAAAGGCGATTGGGACATCGTCGCCAAGGATTTTGGCGGCATCGCCGACCGGCTGGGGTGCTAG
- the glpX gene encoding class II fructose-bisphosphatase: MTTHISVPPQLLLERILTLEIVRVTERAAVSAARLRGHGQEKAADQAAVDAMRRELNKLPIEGTIVIGEGERDEAPMLFIGEKVGLNAGPQVDIAVDPLEGTTLCAKNMPGAIATMAMADGGTLLHAPDVYMEKIAIGPGYAKGVIELDASPADNVLRLAKAKGVEPGAITVLVLDRPRHADIIASIRSTGAAVRLITDGDVAGVIHCADPDNTGVDMYIGTGGAPEGVLAAAALRCIGGQMQCRLILDSEEKRERAHKMGVTDPKMIYGIEDMVRGDCLFAATGVTTGSLLTGVKFRKDGVIETETVVMRSVTGTVRYIKAEHRQLDKFHLD; encoded by the coding sequence ATGACGACCCATATTTCCGTTCCGCCGCAATTGCTGCTTGAGCGCATCCTGACGCTCGAAATCGTGCGGGTGACGGAACGTGCCGCGGTTTCGGCCGCGCGTCTGCGCGGCCACGGCCAGGAGAAGGCGGCGGACCAGGCCGCAGTGGACGCGATGCGCCGCGAACTCAACAAGCTGCCGATCGAAGGCACCATCGTGATCGGCGAGGGCGAGCGCGACGAGGCGCCGATGCTGTTCATCGGCGAGAAGGTCGGGCTGAATGCCGGTCCGCAGGTCGATATTGCCGTCGATCCGCTGGAAGGCACCACGCTCTGCGCCAAGAACATGCCGGGCGCGATCGCGACCATGGCGATGGCCGATGGCGGCACGCTGCTACATGCGCCCGACGTCTACATGGAGAAGATTGCCATCGGCCCAGGCTACGCCAAGGGCGTGATCGAGCTCGATGCTTCGCCCGCCGACAATGTCCTGCGGCTCGCGAAGGCCAAGGGCGTCGAGCCTGGCGCAATCACGGTGCTGGTGCTCGATCGCCCGCGCCACGCCGATATCATCGCCAGCATCCGCTCAACCGGTGCGGCGGTGCGGCTGATCACCGACGGTGACGTGGCGGGCGTGATCCATTGCGCCGATCCCGATAACACCGGCGTCGACATGTATATCGGCACCGGCGGCGCGCCCGAGGGCGTGCTGGCGGCGGCGGCGCTGCGCTGCATCGGCGGCCAGATGCAGTGCCGGCTGATCCTCGACAGCGAGGAGAAGCGTGAGCGTGCGCACAAGATGGGCGTGACCGATCCAAAGATGATCTACGGCATCGAGGACATGGTGCGGGGCGACTGCCTGTTCGCGGCCACCGGCGTCACCACGGGCTCTCTGCTGACGGGCGTCAAATTCCGCAAGGATGGCGTGATCGAGACCGAAACGGTGGTGATGCGCTCGGTGACCGGCACGGTGCGCTACATCAAGGCGGAGCACCGGCAGTTGGACAAGTTTCATCTGGATTGA